The Streptomyces capitiformicae genome contains the following window.
CAGCCCTTGGCGGAACAGATGGGGGAGGACGGGTCGGATCCGGGGATGTTGAGGATGTTCACCCGTCGACCCTAGCCGCTGAAAAGGCGACGCCGAGCAGCCACGGGGGGAGCTGCCCGGCGTCGGTCTGTCGCTCCGACGGGGGATGCGGAGCGCGTACGAAGTATGTCACGGGTAACCCTCTGCCCGGCACAGGAACTCCATGATTGATCTGAGCTTTATTTGAGCCTGGCGGGCGGACGGATTCCGCTTCGCCCGGATTCCCGAGCTCAGGCCCGCTCGCGCGGCTCGCTCCGCCGACTCTCCGCGGAGCCCTCCGCACCACCTTCCGGGAAGGGTTCCGCGAACCGGTCGTCCCGGGGCGGCGCGATCATCGGACGCGTGGGGGTGGTGACGAACGTGGACGGCAGTGAGGGCGCGTTCTCCCGGCCCGCGTTGGCGATCACCACGGCGATGTACGGCAGCACCATGCCGAGCACCAGTGCGACGACCGCGACGTGCCGTTCGACATTCCAGAGAGTCGCGGCGGCGATCACCGAGAGGGTGCGGACGGACATCGAGATGACGTAGCGTCGTTGCCTGCCGCGGACGTCGTCGGCGAGTCCCTGCCGGGCTCCCGTGATCCGGAAGACCTCGACGTTGCCATGCTTCCGCATCGCGTTCCACCACCCGCCTGTATCGGACGCTCCCCGGCCATCCACGTTACGCCGCGTCTGCGCCGTCTACGAGAGCGGGTCACCTTCCACGAGGACCGGGCGAAATGCGCCGTTCCACGTACGCCACCGCCCGATATGCGGCGTAGTGCAGGCGGGCCGACACTGGGCGTAATGCTCACGTCGAGCCGTACGAGGAGGAAGCCATGGGCTGGTTGTGGGCGATCATCGTGGGATTCGTACTCGGCCTGCTGGCCAAGGCGATCATTCCGGGCAGGCAGCACAGCCCGCTCTGGCTGACGACCATCTTCGGCATCATCGGCGCCATCGTCGGCAACGCCCTGGCCCGAGCCTTCGGCATCGAAGAAACCGCAGGCATCGACTGGGGCCGCCACGCCCTCCAACTGGCCGCCGCAGTAGTGATCGTATTCCTCGGCGACATGGCATACACGGCAACACTGGGCCGCAGAAAACAACGAACCTGAACGCCCCGTAAGGGGCGGGGCTGTGTCGATATGCGGCTCCGCCGCGTGGGCGCGACAAGCCACAAGAAAGCGGCACTCGCCAGACCCCCACGCCCCGACTGTGTCCAAGCAGATCGGGCGAAGTCCGCTGCGGTTCGGCCGCGCCCTGAAGGGGCGCGGGGCGGAACATTCTGCGGCTCCGCCGCGATGGGGGTCCCCCCGCGCGAGCGCAGTGAGCGTGGGGGAGCGACCAGCCACGACGGTGCCGTAGACGATCGACGGCGTGTCTCGGTACTTCCAGCGGAGCGCTTAGGCTCCAGTCACCTCGACCGCGGCAAGATTCTTCTTCCCCCGCCGCAGCACCAGCCACCGCCCGTGAATGAGATCCTCCGGCACCGGCACGGCATCCTCCGCGGTGACCTTCACGTTGTTCACGTAAGCCCCGCCCTCCTTAACGGTCCGCCGCCCCGCGGACTTACTGGGCACCAGCCCAACCTCCGCGAACAGATCGACGACGGGCGCCAGCCCGGCAACCTTGGCATGCGGTACCTCAGAGAGAGCCGCGCTGAGCGTCTTCTCGTCCAGCTCCGCCAGCTCCCCCTGCCCGAAGAGCGCGCGCGACGCGGCGATCACCGCGGCGGT
Protein-coding sequences here:
- a CDS encoding DUF3099 domain-containing protein: MRKHGNVEVFRITGARQGLADDVRGRQRRYVISMSVRTLSVIAAATLWNVERHVAVVALVLGMVLPYIAVVIANAGRENAPSLPSTFVTTPTRPMIAPPRDDRFAEPFPEGGAEGSAESRRSEPRERA
- a CDS encoding GlsB/YeaQ/YmgE family stress response membrane protein; the encoded protein is MGWLWAIIVGFVLGLLAKAIIPGRQHSPLWLTTIFGIIGAIVGNALARAFGIEETAGIDWGRHALQLAAAVVIVFLGDMAYTATLGRRKQRT